In Vigna angularis cultivar LongXiaoDou No.4 chromosome 8, ASM1680809v1, whole genome shotgun sequence, one DNA window encodes the following:
- the LOC128193661 gene encoding DEAD-box ATP-dependent RNA helicase 39-like: MFDFPLNYIDYLHRTGRIARMGAKGKVTSLVAKRDLDLASKIKEAIRNNESLEAITKESVRRDTTRTQITEQKGKDRKMVQVSKVKGKFGSHSRSGNNGSGIKSGKASLVKSMKKGINVSKSGKSSRASSTIRKGSSDKRQRSMKNSYQNFL, translated from the exons ATGTTTGACTTCCCCTTGAATTAT ATTGACTACCTTCATCGCACAGGTAGAATTGCTCGTATGGGTGCAAAAG GGAAGGTAACAAGTTTAGTTGCTAAAAGGGACTTGGACTTGGCCAGCAAAATAAAGGAAGCAATAAGGAACAATGAGAGTTTGGAGGCTATCACAAAAGAAAGTGTTCGAAGGGACACTACAAGGACCCAAATCACAGAGCAGAAGGGAAAGGATAGAAAAATGGTTCAAGTTTCAAAAGTCAAGGGCAAATTTGGTAGTCATTCCAGATCTGGAAATAATGGATCAGGTATAAAATCTGGCAAAGCTTCACTAGTCAAATCTATGAAAAAAGGGATTAACGTTTCAAAATCTGGGAAATCTTCTAGGGCAAGTAGCACCATTAGAAAAGGTTCTTCAGATAAGAGGCAAAGATCCATGAAAAATAGTTATCAGAATTTTCTTTAG